One Nitrospira sp. DNA window includes the following coding sequences:
- a CDS encoding NADH-ubiquinone oxidoreductase subunit C/D gives MIAAPAITEAIIRRFGSAVLPQETRDHIPTFWVEKDHVQGLLRYLKQEVDQPYKMLYDLTAIDERVRAHRDGQPPSDFTVVYHLLSFDRNEYVRIKVALAEVRLSLPSIVNIWPAANWYEREAWDMFGIVFEGHPHLQRILMPKSWVGHPLRKDHPARATEMGPYQLPPDKERAEQEALRFRPEDWGMSRARDDADFVFLNVGPQHPGTHGVLRIALQLDGEEIVDAVPDIGFHHRGAEKMGERQSWHTYIPYTDRIDYLGGVMNNLAYLTAVEKLAGIEVPSRAQVIRVMLSELFRINSHLVWYGTLAQDLGQMSPVFYTFNDRERTFAIIEAICGARMHPAWFRIGGVAADLPKGWERMFRDFIAYLPPRLLEYDRAVMQNRIFKGRTKEIGRYTVDEAIEWGVTGPNLRACGFEWDFRKRQPYSGYEQFEFEIPTAQTGDCYGRASVRVEEMRQSLRIIEQCVENMPEGPYKSDHPLATPPVKARTMQDIETLITHFLSVSWGPVIPPGETLGAIEGTKGNNGYYLVSDGSTVSYRTRIRTPSFPHMQMLPLICRDLMVPDLIAILGAMDFVLADIDR, from the coding sequence ATGATCGCCGCACCGGCCATCACAGAGGCAATCATTCGGCGATTCGGATCGGCGGTGCTTCCTCAGGAAACCCGCGATCACATCCCCACCTTTTGGGTCGAAAAGGATCACGTGCAGGGGCTGCTCCGTTATCTCAAGCAGGAGGTAGACCAGCCCTATAAAATGCTCTACGACCTCACCGCGATCGACGAGCGCGTGCGCGCGCATCGTGACGGCCAGCCGCCCAGCGACTTTACGGTGGTCTATCATCTCCTCTCGTTCGATCGTAATGAGTACGTGCGGATCAAGGTGGCCTTGGCAGAAGTCCGACTGTCGTTGCCGAGCATTGTGAATATCTGGCCCGCAGCTAATTGGTACGAGCGCGAGGCGTGGGACATGTTCGGGATCGTCTTCGAGGGACATCCGCACCTCCAGCGCATCCTGATGCCGAAGAGTTGGGTGGGGCATCCGTTGCGCAAGGACCACCCCGCGCGCGCGACGGAGATGGGACCCTATCAGTTGCCTCCGGACAAGGAACGGGCTGAGCAGGAGGCGCTGCGCTTCCGCCCCGAGGATTGGGGGATGAGCCGCGCGCGCGATGACGCCGATTTCGTGTTTCTCAATGTGGGCCCGCAGCATCCTGGTACGCACGGCGTGTTGCGCATCGCCCTGCAGCTCGACGGCGAAGAGATCGTAGACGCGGTGCCGGACATCGGGTTCCACCATCGAGGCGCCGAAAAGATGGGGGAGCGCCAGTCCTGGCACACCTATATCCCCTACACGGACCGCATCGACTATCTCGGCGGCGTCATGAACAACCTGGCCTATTTGACGGCAGTGGAGAAGCTGGCCGGTATCGAGGTCCCATCCCGAGCCCAGGTCATTCGCGTGATGTTGTCAGAATTGTTTCGGATCAACAGCCATCTGGTCTGGTACGGAACCCTGGCGCAGGATTTGGGGCAGATGTCTCCGGTGTTTTATACGTTCAACGATCGCGAGCGGACGTTTGCGATCATCGAGGCCATCTGCGGCGCCCGCATGCATCCGGCCTGGTTTCGCATCGGCGGCGTGGCCGCAGACTTGCCCAAAGGCTGGGAGCGGATGTTCCGGGATTTCATCGCGTACCTTCCGCCCCGATTGCTGGAGTACGACCGGGCGGTGATGCAGAATCGCATTTTCAAAGGGCGGACGAAAGAGATCGGCCGATATACCGTCGACGAGGCTATTGAGTGGGGCGTGACCGGGCCGAATCTTCGCGCCTGCGGTTTCGAATGGGATTTTCGCAAGCGGCAACCCTACTCCGGCTACGAACAATTCGAGTTCGAGATTCCCACCGCACAGACCGGCGATTGCTACGGCCGCGCGTCCGTCCGGGTGGAGGAGATGCGACAGAGTCTGCGCATCATCGAGCAGTGCGTCGAGAACATGCCTGAAGGACCGTACAAGTCGGATCATCCCCTGGCCACGCCGCCGGTGAAAGCCCGCACGATGCAGGACATCGAAACTCTGATCACCCATTTCTTGAGCGTGAGTTGGGGTCCCGTGATTCCACCCGGGGAAACACTGGGCGCCATTGAAGGGACCAAAGGCAACAACGGCTACTATCTGGTGAGCGACGGCAGCACGGTGTCTTACCGGACACGCATTCGTACCCCGTCGTTCCCCCATATGCAAATGCTGCCGCTGATCTGTCGGGATTTGATGGTGCCGGATCTGATCGCCATCTTGGGGGCGATGGATTTTGTGCTCGCGGACATTGATCGGTAA
- a CDS encoding NADH-ubiquinone oxidoreductase chain E, which produces MLSTNEIREIEAEAAHYPTRQAICIDAMRIVQRHRGWISDESLHDIAAHLGMSVTDLDSVATFYNLIFRKPVGRHVIMVCDSVSCWIMGYDRVREHLCKQLGIRLGETTPDNRFTLLPIVCLGCCDRAPAMMVDNDLHNDLDPQKIDRALETYR; this is translated from the coding sequence ATGTTGAGCACCAACGAGATCCGCGAAATCGAGGCTGAAGCCGCGCATTATCCGACACGTCAAGCCATCTGTATCGATGCGATGAGAATCGTGCAGCGGCACCGAGGCTGGATCTCCGACGAAAGCCTTCACGATATCGCCGCACATCTCGGCATGTCGGTCACAGACCTGGATAGTGTGGCGACCTTCTACAACCTCATTTTTCGCAAGCCCGTCGGCCGCCATGTGATCATGGTCTGCGATAGCGTGAGCTGTTGGATCATGGGCTACGATCGCGTGCGCGAGCATCTCTGTAAGCAACTCGGAATCAGGTTGGGTGAAACAACCCCGGACAACCGTTTCACGCTGCTGCCGATCGTCTGTCTGGGCTGTTGCGATCGTGCTCCTGCCATGATGGTGGACAACGATCTGCACAACGACCTGGATCCGCAGAAGATCGACCGCGCATTGGAGACCTATAGATGA